The Arabidopsis thaliana chromosome 5, partial sequence genomic interval TTTTCTTCAAAGGATTTTCATAGTATTTATTAGAAACTTTAAATatattctcttttctttcaacGAATTTCAGTTAGATATTTAACTACGacaatttttcttctaaaaattTATGGAGTTCCCATTTTTCTcgtttatataaaatataaatttctttgaaTGAAGATCATAACAATATAAATGAAGCTGTGAACTTTATGTAATCACTTGATTATAATAAACTAATCCAACAACTAAAGGAGGTTCATGAACTTCTAAAGCGGCTTATTAGTTCTAATTAGTTAGGTAAGTAATTGGCTATCTCTgcttttgattaaaaaaattatcttctctttttttacaCATAACATGTTACAATAACAAATACtataaaattgcaaaattttgtcattttgttGTGGTTAGATTAGACTCCGACATTATTCATTTGTgaagtttatttattatttacgTAGTATTGGCTTCTACTGTTACAGCATGTGAGTTCCGGAagatttgtcttcttctttttttacgtaaaattgtttatatcaTAATCAGCCGACACAAGGGCATCAAATGTCTTTCTAATCATgtaaccaaaatattaatatgaaATTGGACCTCCTCCTAGTTTGTCTACttataattaattgaaaagtttATCAATCTTCGTAATAAACTAGAcatcatattaattaaaagtGTGAGATTTATAAAAGATTGGCGGAAGAGTCCAAGTAAAGATaatatagaagaaattaaGATGAGAGCAACGACCAATCACAGATTTATAGtatcaaataaatttgttagTGAAAATGTCAAGTTCTCTATTTTTGGGCGGACTCGATCACCTGCCAAAGCGTCAAGCTGTACTAGAGGAACCGTTTAGACGACTGAAGTTTCTTTCCCAAAAGGCCAAAAAACGTTGAAAAACTATCTTATAATGCATATGCATTCATAGTTTACGTTCACCATTGCAGACATATAATCTAAACCTTTGAAAAACCTAAAGCTAGCATGGAACTTACTCATAAAGTTGATACAAAGCTTTAGTTCTTAATATCAGAATTGCCTTAAACAAAGGGGAATGCACACACATGTGTGTTCCCCACTATTTAAGTGGTGCATAGCCCGTGgacaataaaaccaaacatttgTTTTGAGGAAACATTTATAAACAATACCAAAAGTTTAATAAATACTTAAACCGCTTCTATTCCCTCTTAGTGTATGTTGGTAAGCGAGGACCCATTTGGATCCTTTGATGtctttattcaaaatattgtatcattaaaatatatattgtcgGAAACCCAAAAATTCTCCCTATATTATTATCCCTATTTCTTCCAAATTATTATTACCTAATTAGAATCAATTTTATATCATACTTTCATAAATCCATGTCTTAATCACAAGGTGGAGAATCGGAGATACATGTAAATGATATGGACTAATCATAAGGATTATAACTCTGACACAAGGGttataaaaatgagaaatgCTTCGAATCTATAATCATCAGAAGAAATAATATCATCCAATTTCTACCAACTTAGGTTATTTGATCAAGTTGTTCCacacatatattatacaaCATCGACATGAAAATCCGTCTTGTTACAAAGATTGTTGCACTATACATGTGAGAAAATCGACCATCGTCAAACAtaccaaaacagaaaagacATGTGCAACAAGTTGGTGTGTATTGACTTATGCGTCCCTCTCCACTTGCATACTATTAATGACACTCTTAAATCTTAATACAATATGTGAATTATTTGATTGTAGCACAAGATCAAGTAACATTTGTAGATGAACTGAAGTTGAATGTACCTCTACGGGAGGCAGTAGATGTGAGTTATCATGTTATGTGTTTAGGACATTCGACCAATCAAGGAGTGAAAATGGTCAAAATGCTAAGGCTGAgtcaaaatattcaacaagATGGTTAAAGCTTGCTTTATTCTATCTCCACTAAACCATCAAGTTTATGTTGCCATTTACTAAGTTCTTTTTAGGTGGTAGAGACTCAAAATTCCaagttatgttttgtttaagagTCTTTAGTTCAACATCAATAGCATCTTTCCATAAGGAATATGTCATAGCTTGCTTAAAAGTTAGGTTCTCTACAGGGCTGACTGATATATGGAGGGTTAAaatttaatctattttttttatcaagaaaaGGAGATGTTaattaagaactaaaaaagaagagatgaagCACAATGATAATGACGTTATCTAGCCTTGTCTTGTTACAACAACCCAAGTAAGTCCAATTAATAAGCCCATTGAAGATCCACTGTTAGTCCACCATAGAAATAAGCCCAactttaacaaacaaatattgatattgttttgtgATCTGATAATGGTCACACTTCTTTGCTAATAAGGTGCATTTGGTTACTGGAAGATGTAAATATTGAGAAATATTTTGCAAAAGACACTTTACTGCAATTAGAAGGGGAATCTCCCAACAGCCAGAATTCAAAGCAATGCCACAGAGgcaaaggaaaacaaagacaaatgattgaaataacaaagaagcagaggaaCACAAAATGCGCTTCCCAATCCGAATGataataagaatcaaaagGAGATCTTGTTTTATTCTTCAAACACCGGAACCACTCTCTTCAAACTCTTTACTGGTTCCGagtcttttctcttctcttcaatcATCTTGTGCAAGAGGAACAGCCTGAGCCTACAAGACGCAAAGAAACAGTAGAAAAACGACATTAGAAACAGACAAAAGTTTCAGTCTTTCAATGcaaaaagagtttaagaaTGCATACCAATGGGCGATACTTCAATGCATAGAACATTTCAAGGTAACGGCGAGCCTCAAGACGGTCAAGGTTCGAGACATGCTTCCAGAATCCATACACACCAGTCAATGTCAAGAGCCTCTGTGAATAGATTTGCCAAGTGTATCTACAAAACATACACAAGATAAGTCAGCACCTAATATACTAGTAAAAGAACCAAGCCATGatgagtttattttttttcttacttctcCTCAATCCTCTGAAGCCCTCCTTTTGAGATCTCATCCCAGTGAGATGGATCCTCCTTACACTTGGTGAAGAAATCAGCAAGAGTATCAGCAGCCTGATCACCATGGTAAGGGTCAATGTGGAAACCCGATTTACCGTGCACAATGATCTCAGCTGGACCACCTTTGCAAGTGGCGAAAGTCGGTAAACCACAAGTCATAGCCTCCACAACAGTTAACCCAAAGGCTTCATATAATGCAGGTTGGACAAAAGCACCCTTGGTGTCACAGATGTACCGGTACAGCTCACCGTTCCTTACCCGGTCCATCTGAGAGGAGATCCACCTGAACTGACCGTTTAGCTTGTATTCCTCAATGAGATCatacattttcttcatctctgcTTTCTCTTCATTGTCCTTTGACTCTTTCCTCCTGTCTCCTCCAACAACAACCAAGTTAGCTAGCTCACGCAAGCGGGTGTTCTTCCCGTACCACTCAACAAGACCTGACAAGTTCTTGACACGATCAAGCCTAGCCATTGTGAAGAGAATCGGCTTCTTCTTGTCCTTGAGCACACATCTGTTTCAAAACATCAGATACATTAGAACGACACTCAAAATGTTAAAGATGAACATGAAGAGTGAACAAAAGCTTACAAGTGCTCTTTGTTCTCAACATCGCTGTAGAGGAGCTCCTCGATCTCAGAGTGGAACTTAGTCAATCTACGCTTCTCCTCTGTGTAAGGGAAGTAGATGCTCATATCAGCACCAGGAGAGACAATGTTGAACTTGGGATCAAACACATCAATCCCGTGAACAACTCGATACAATCCGGGAAGAGTAAAGGCTGTGTGGCTTTCATACTGCCCAACAGTTTCTTTGCTGCAAAATGAGTAAAGCAGACCATTGTTATACTGACACAACTTCAAAGAAACTACTTATGTTTACTTCATAATCAATCTATTTACCTTCCAGCAATTTCTTGGAAAGTACTAGTGATGATGAAATCAGTGTGGTTCATTGCGAAAATATCCGCAGTGAACTGGCATGAGAAATGGTACTTGTCGTCAAGCTTCTTCCAGTAGATATCAGAATCCGGgtactttgttttctcaagaGCATGAGCAATGGTACACTGTAAGAGATAATTCGCAATGCATTAGCTTGACGTTTGACATATCTCATTGGAGAGATGCTAAAGATTAAAGTTTCAAGAAGCCAAACCTGAGTGACACCAAGTTTGTGAGCCAataaagaagcaacaagatTTCCATCACTGTAGTTACCAATGATAAGGTCAGGCTTGCCATTCAATTCTTTCGATAGCTCAACCGCAGCATCCTGAAACAACAAGAAAGGTTCAGTTTGTCTAAAATGGCGAACAGAACATGGTTTTAGAGGAAGAGGATGAGTGTACTTCACCTCGGTGTAAGTCTCTAGATATGGCCAGACTTCGAACCTTGAGATCCATTTGCGAACAATACCCTTCTCTGTTCTGAAGGGCACACGAAGAATATCACAGTACTCAGAATCATAAACTCTCTCGAGACGTTCACCGCATGTAGTTCCTACCGCATCAGGTAGAAGTCGAGTTAGCTGCAACAGAACCAAAACACACAGTGAGAATCAGACATCCACAAGAATCCATGGTTAAAGCAAAATTACTAAAAACTTACAATGAGAATCCTTGGTTTAATGTTGAGTCCTTGTTGCTTAATACGTTGAAGCATCTCTATCTCCAGAGCACGAACTTGATCAAGAATGTAAACAACCTGCAAAGCTCACAAAATATTGAGCTCATCGATAAAGACAGAACAAGAAGTTTATCTCTactagaaaaagaagaagataatggtCCTGACCTGTCCACCAGTGTCAGGGTAACCAAGAACATTGTCCTGAGCAAAGTAACCATGTGGAGAGAGGATCACAACGTTGAACACCATTGGTACTCTTCCAAGAAAAGTCTCAAGAGTGCAAGGATCAGGCGCCTCAAGAAGGTCCAAAAGAAGACGTATCATGTCAAGGACACGCTCTGCATTGTCTCCCCATCCCCTCTCAAGACCAATCTCCTCAAACTTGGCCTCAAACTCTTCATACAGTGTTTCGGACTTAAGCTCTGCTAGATACTCTTCTGCTTTCCTCAAGGTGTGTTGCAGAGTGTTGAGGTTCTGAATCTTCTCGCTCAACATCAGGTTCTACACagcaaaaacacaaatcattcaaacaaaattctgCGTTTAATAGAGGAGAGATTTaaagagatttgatcaaataCCTTGCCCTGGTGGCTGTGAAGACGAAGGAACTTAAGCAATGGAAGCAAACTCTCCTTGTCATGGAAGAGCTTAGCCGATAAATGACGGTTAAGGAAGTCAACACCATTTCCAATGTATTTGTGGAGTGTTGGACGAGGGATAGACGCATTGAATGGCTCGAAATCAAGCTCAAGAGTGAAATTACCATTCTTACTGCAAATCAAAATGTCATTGATGAGAACAGAGTGATTATACAACATAGTTAAAGTTGAGAGAAATGGTTACATACACTCCATCAACGAGTTCTTCCTTGAAATGAAGAAACTCAGCAGGTTGGAGTTCTTCAACGACAAGAGCATGGAGATTGACTCGTAAGTATTCCCAAACACCAGGCCTTGGCCTCACAGCTAGAGCAACCCATGGTGGCAACACAATTGCTTCCTgtttttaaccaaaccaaaaaagatcaaaactttagtctgagaaaaaaagatcaaaactttcacTACCCATTTGGAAATTAGTGTAAATAGTGTACCTGAGTGGATTTGAGAAGGTCAAAGAAAGGACCACCTTCAAGTTTCTTCCGGGTTTGTTCAGGCAAAGCTTCGAATTCAGCAATGATCTGGTTTTGTTGTAAAATACCTTTACCTTTGGCTTCAACCCTAAAAGAATCATGTGAAGTGATCAGACTATTTGTTCTTTAACCATTTAACACAAAAAGCCATCAAAAAGGTAAATACCTGGAAAGCAAGGCAAGGACTTCGTTTCTCTCAGAAACAAGCGTTTCGTTCAAACGCTCACGTTGGCTGTGGACGCGCGTTATCATACGTTCAGCGTTTGCCATTGATCCAAAAAAGAGACGCAGATAACAGTgagaaagtttttgaaaactgcagagagaaaataagaataagattGATGAATATAAGATGAAGTCTTGTGTTTTCCATATtcacattatatataaagaaaaactatggGTTAGATATTATAACAAAGGTCAAGATATTATAACTAAAAGTCAAGaaatttattgaaaacatGACTTTTCTTTTACGCTTTTAGCCTTCAAGCTTCCAAGGTTTTACGAAACAAGCCTAGAGCAGTAGAGCTAAGAGCTAGAGGTTGTTATTATATTCACGTACTTGACCTCTACATGTACACATGGCGAAACCAAAATTCGTTTTTgactaatatattttctagCCGACATAGGACattgttttacaaaatgaaattgatGTTTAAAGAACAATCTTATCCATCAAATTCATTAGTTTTTTGGTTAAACGTTTCCTATCCACCATCCATTTTAAAGGAATGGTGTTTAGGAATCCATACAAGTTACAAAACATCTTCGTCAAATTTAATTCCAAGTGTGTGACATATAAAAAAGTTGGATGCAGACATGTAAAATAAAGACAAGAATAAGAATCCTGGTACACGTCATACAGtacattaaaagaaattatgatTGTAAAGGGAaaactaaacatatattttgagtttcttgaaCAGTCAAAAGTCTCTATAGTGGATTCCTTATTTGGAGTTTTATTATCGGGAGAAAATGGTTCATAATGCAAAAGAATTTTTCCGAAAATGTTTactaaattaaagaaaatgttgGACGTgacattcttttgttttctgcaaCACAGCTGGAAAATTCTCTATGAGAAAATTCctctaaaaaaattaaaaagcgATAAAATAGAATACAAATCACGACTGATTCTTTAGAATATAAAAAcgttttggtgtttttttacTAACCAGAGATTTTTCAGGCAAgaattttctaagaaaaagaacaagatgttgtttgattcatcttatttttctgcttttttgtcagaaaaataaacacaaaaacttgTTTCGTTAACTATCATAAGAACGAAAAATGATTAAACTAAATGTATCagaaaaactttaaaccaaactttaaagattaaagaagaagaaatgaaccTGGAGTATAGAGAAGTGGTTTTGAGTGAGATGTGGAGGTTAATGTTCAATATGTTTCAGATTTATAGAGAGACGAATTTTTAAAGCTTGATACAAATTTTGGTAAGCTGATATGAATCATTTACTTCCCTCTGTTTCCTTCTACGTTTTATTTCTTGGGCTCCAAACCCAGAAGACTAAATATAATGGATTTAAAAGTCCAAGGAAAAGGGTGTTTTAGGAAAATAGGAAAGTTCTGAATAGTGTACATTTTCCTTAAATGTTATAATAAAACAATcactaaatgtttttttcctttaaataGAATAGATATATCGGATATGTCACTGATCTTTGGATAATTGGATTAACAAGACATTTACATTTGATGATATGAAATAATATCTCTCTATCTTAATAATACTtgacaaacaagaaaaattaattacacacaaatatcatatttaaaaccaaagtaaaaaaaaatacagcttttaaacatataaattataagtttGACTCTatggaaattttgtttgatacaaTTAAAATGAATCATTGTAATAAAAGTTTGTTGAATAATTTTGactaaatatgaaaatgatcTAAAGTATTAGTTTAAGGTTATATTTAATTTCCaataaatgcaaaaaaaaagttttattaattctcaaatattttgcaattcaaaatatttaaatattaatgttaaattaaCTTTTCAACccaaaagtttatttatttatattataaattgtaaaagttatgtgttgttttttttgttttgtttttgctaatttttaataaaaaactTGTAACTGTTTGATGAATAAGCTGCAACTATATATCCCACGTTTTCCTTTTTGaccttttcaagaaaataattaattccagttttaacaaatctttttttcttttcctttctttagTTCAATTAACTAGTCCTAACTTCTTGATTAACCttgacttctttttttactcatattttagaaattaacTAACATTTGGCCCCTGCTATGCAGAGACaacattgttttaaattatatttgctACAACTCTTAactaagatttttaaaataaaacagacAGCATAAATatacaacaaatttattatcattaactgaagaatatacaaagattaagaaaaagatataaaaaaggTATAACTTTTCTACCCAATGAATCAATTGCGATAGACAGTAACTAACAAATCAAGAGTTTAGAAATATAAGAGAGTATAAGTACGAAAATTATGCTGGGTATATACATGTCCGCTTATTTCATCATTAGCTACAACCAATTGTaatgtgttcttcttctcatcatcagtAATTCAGTTTACAAACATTCGTTGACACCCAAAGCTTGGAAGTCTAAAAACAATGTAAAATGTGCAAAAGTAAGTAACTACATGACGCAGACGCTGCCTTTGAAACAATATCAAAGATATTGTAGatataaagaagtaaaataagaGATGACTTTAAAATTGAAGTATTtgtattaatacaaaaatcttGCGTGAAAATACAATTGCGgtttaatacaaaaaagaaattgcagatataaagaagtaaaataaaagatgaaagaagaatagTAAAAAGTATGAGAATTAATttaccattaaaaaaacacttgAGCTTTGATTAAGATATTAAACTCACCCTTGTTTTAAGGCAATTGTTCAGATGAGAAGCCAAAATTTGTCGTTGTTCCTTGAGTGTTTGTGAGACGGGAGAATCATAGGCGTTGATTGTATTAAAGAATAATTTTATGGAAAAAAGGAGATGTATGAGAGAAACCGAATTCAGTCAAATAAAgcagaaacaaagcaaaaaaaaaaaaaaaaaccccatAAAAATCTAGAAGAAGGATATATGATTTTCGGATCTATGGagaattctatatatataaaacaaaattacaaacagaAATAGAAGATGGTAAATTGGTTCATTGAGATGAACAAAGTACCTGATTTCTGAGTAATCGATTAATGATGTTGAGAAACCCATCTTTGAGATTTTACACAGTAGTCATGGAGTTtttggaagagagaaagtggaGATGTGGAGATCGTGGGGATGAAAGAGAAAATCgtttgagaaagaaacaaagttaaataaaaacgACACATAAAAATCCTTcgtgaaaatgaaagaataaaaaaatagtattaagCTGATGTGTCAATCACTGAATGCATCAGTTATTGGAAAAGTGACTGCTGATTTAGTATATTTAGATATCTCTATCTACATAACCTTtgataaatgaaaaatgtatttttttaaatgatggGAAACTGATCACCCGAAAATACTACGATTGAATGTTTTACAAATAGTCATAAAATATTGGGAAATTTGCAAAtctaacacacaaaaaaattataattaataaagtagtatcaaaacaaaaaagagatgatattctttatattttgtgtattaatCACAATTTTGCCCccttcctctttctttctctttctttctctttccctctctctctctttctctctctccctcccttcctctctctttctctctttctctcttcctccctccccctctctctctttctctctctccctttctctctctctaaatctctctctcttaatgTCTCTTACTTCTATTTTCTATATGTACTTTCTATTctattctaacaaaaaaaaatattacacataataaaattcataatacaattatcatatatattattacaccATTACCTCTACTACCAAGTCACCATTATCCTTATCAGTGGCTCACTGCTATAACCGTATTGTCGTCACTACAATCGTATTGCCGTCACTACAACAGTTAACTTGCTTGTTTGGGTTTCCAATATTGTATCTCTTATGGTATAGTTTTTTAATGGGGATCATATCGCTTTAACTCGGTAATTTAAATCGTCtatgttttatcttttacgATTATCGTAGCTAATATTGCAACCTAAACTACTATCCCACCACCACTACCACCActattactttatttaatttaaacttttttgttttatactaaaattaaaactgaatTACGAATGATTTATGAAAATAGTATAGTACAACATTCTATTTCTATACATCATAAATAATACAATATAATTTACttacaaacattttttactattttataaatacaaatccgattttaaaaattcaaactatgttgtatgtagaaaaaaacagaaatttttatctaataaatttcataattagaatctattttttataaaagatatataacaaaaacatacaaaaaatagGTGAAAACTAAATGAAGTGTTACTAAATCATCTCTCATCAACTATTCCACACCAAGATTGTCTTTTCTCAACTCTTATatgctattttcttaatttatatgtatataatgctatattcttaattaagtTATCAAATATAACTAGTTTTACAATTGaccctaaaatatttttcttaaaaaaacaaaaaaaaaaaactctatagGTAAATGACTTTTAACATCGTTCGTCGTCACTTTGCTTATTAGTTCACAATTCTAACGTAATATAATAATCCCTTAAGTAATTTTTCATTACACCATCATAGTGTGGCATGAAATAGtgcaataaaaataagatcaaacggtttctaaaagaaaagaaaaacgttAATGGTTTGTCATCCGGTTTTATTGGACGTTCCCGAAGGGACTAATGGTTTTGTCATCCATTTGCTAAAAGGTTATTATCCATTGGTTACATATAAATGATTTGTTGTGATGGAAGCATTTTTctaaaaagaaattgtaaatGGTCGTCATATAGATAAAATTTAATTGCCCATATATCGACCACCACGTGTTGGGCTACAAGAAGAGTTTCATGTGGAATGACGATATTTGTGAATCTAGGAGCTACACCAACAAAACCGGAGGACTTAGATAAAGGCAAAATAGCAATTGTGACGTGGCTTTCCACCGACTTTGAAATAGTATCAAATTTGTGTAATAATTTGTATTAGGATAAGGATTATCCAATTACAGTTGATTAATTTAATTCAAATGTCGTAcataaaaagtaatatttgGTCTCCACTAacacagtccactgttatTTCCTGTGGGGTGGTTTTCACTTTTGAGGTAAGTGAAAGCGGTATTAGTTGTGTTACTGTGAATAGATGGTTGCtggaaaaaccaaaaaaaataaattaaattgtttcgCAGAGAATTTAGAAGAATGAGGAATGGGGTAGATAGATAATtcatttatatacataaaaaaataaacaaaatttgaagcTGAGTAGAACAATCCTTGTAAACAATTATGCTTGCTATTAAATTATGATTACATCCCCGGCTATTTAGCCTTGATACCAATTAGCAATAGAGTTTCCACTTTCCACTCAACCTGATAATAAGGCACGATCATCATGTTTTGAGGAATTAATGTAAAAGAAACTTACATCCCTGGCTATTTTGCCTTGATACATAAACATTAGTAATT includes:
- the SUS1 gene encoding sucrose synthase 1 (sucrose synthase 1 (SUS1); FUNCTIONS IN: UDP-glycosyltransferase activity, sucrose synthase activity; INVOLVED IN: in 6 processes; LOCATED IN: cellular_component unknown; EXPRESSED IN: 31 plant structures; EXPRESSED DURING: 14 growth stages; CONTAINS InterPro DOMAIN/s: Sucrose synthase, plant/cyanobacteria (InterPro:IPR012820), Sucrose synthase (InterPro:IPR000368), Glycosyl transferase, group 1 (InterPro:IPR001296); BEST Arabidopsis thaliana protein match is: sucrose synthase 4 (TAIR:AT3G43190.1); Has 8160 Blast hits to 8157 proteins in 1636 species: Archae - 294; Bacteria - 5212; Metazoa - 101; Fungi - 72; Plants - 800; Viruses - 0; Other Eukaryotes - 1681 (source: NCBI BLink).); protein product: MANAERMITRVHSQRERLNETLVSERNEVLALLSRVEAKGKGILQQNQIIAEFEALPEQTRKKLEGGPFFDLLKSTQEAIVLPPWVALAVRPRPGVWEYLRVNLHALVVEELQPAEFLHFKEELVDGVKNGNFTLELDFEPFNASIPRPTLHKYIGNGVDFLNRHLSAKLFHDKESLLPLLKFLRLHSHQGKNLMLSEKIQNLNTLQHTLRKAEEYLAELKSETLYEEFEAKFEEIGLERGWGDNAERVLDMIRLLLDLLEAPDPCTLETFLGRVPMVFNVVILSPHGYFAQDNVLGYPDTGGQVVYILDQVRALEIEMLQRIKQQGLNIKPRILILTRLLPDAVGTTCGERLERVYDSEYCDILRVPFRTEKGIVRKWISRFEVWPYLETYTEDAAVELSKELNGKPDLIIGNYSDGNLVASLLAHKLGVTQCTIAHALEKTKYPDSDIYWKKLDDKYHFSCQFTADIFAMNHTDFIITSTFQEIAGSKETVGQYESHTAFTLPGLYRVVHGIDVFDPKFNIVSPGADMSIYFPYTEEKRRLTKFHSEIEELLYSDVENKEHLCVLKDKKKPILFTMARLDRVKNLSGLVEWYGKNTRLRELANLVVVGGDRRKESKDNEEKAEMKKMYDLIEEYKLNGQFRWISSQMDRVRNGELYRYICDTKGAFVQPALYEAFGLTVVEAMTCGLPTFATCKGGPAEIIVHGKSGFHIDPYHGDQAADTLADFFTKCKEDPSHWDEISKGGLQRIEEKYTWQIYSQRLLTLTGVYGFWKHVSNLDRLEARRYLEMFYALKYRPLAQAVPLAQDD